The Panthera uncia isolate 11264 chromosome B3 unlocalized genomic scaffold, Puncia_PCG_1.0 HiC_scaffold_1, whole genome shotgun sequence genome segment GTTTGACACTACACTGATTTCTGGCAACAAAGACAAaataggatattttttttctttttcttttctttttttcctttttttctttttttttctttttttctttttagtacttaATGTGCGGTTTTCAGTTGCAGTTATGTTTGAAGCTTATTAACCCATTCTTTAGTTTTAAACCTTACCGGTTTCAACCTAGAAACAAGAgaaccaaaggggaaaaaaatttcatgaaatcAAATCAGTCCCCTAAAaatgcaaccttttttttttttagcaagaaatgataaaaaaaaaacaaaacaaaaacaaagacatgttaaatatcctttccttcttttactcTGAAGTGTTACTGAAGTTGCAAAAATTAGACTCAGTTAgactgagaaaagggaaaaaaacaaaaagcaaaacaaaaacccagaccAACAAAAGGCAGTATGTACCCAAACTGCTCCTCAAATCAGTTTGATTGAGTTTTCCAAAAGCCCCTTTAAAAAGGGCTTTACTGACCCATTAAATTTAATGTGAGGCTATGTTTGTTAGTTGGGaggtaaaaaattttaagtcctgCAGCAAACGTTAATGAGGGCTTTGTCTTAACTAACCAAGGAGACTGCAGCAGCGGGACTCCAGACCAGGACAGAAcacgttattattattatttttttttccccaaaacccAGCCCAGGAGCTGCATTTTGTATGAAGACATTACAGATTAATAAATGATAGCACCATGGTTTTAGAAATTAAGTTAATGTTTCAGTAATTAACATTtagtccaacttttttttttaaaacattctagtCACAGGCCAGAAATTAAGTTTAAGaacccaaattatttttatgtgcaagtaagaaaatcttaaaatcttaaccataaaaagagaattaaattctgcataaaattctaaaatactatCCCCCCTATCTTTAAAGGAATTaggaaccaaaacaaaaaaccaccccATTTCATTTGACTTAGTCAAACAGGGCACATTGTTTATGCTTGTCTCTTTCAATCTTGATCATATCAAGATCTTTAGGAAGAAAAACCCAATGGTTGTCACTTGAGAAATCTCTTGACCACAAGACTGAGTATTCTATGGCAGAGGCATATACAACATTAAAGACATCTTAATAAAGAtgcaaaaggaaagcaaaacaaccCAACACACATCTTAGAAGGAGACAAAATGGCAGGCAACTGGTCATCTGACTCTCGGAAGGCgaaaaataaacatatctttACAGGAAAGAATAAGTCAAGTTAAAGAAAGAGGGGGTGGAATGGGGGCCGTCGTGGTGAGAGAGGACGCTGACCTGCTCGAATTCAAAGTGCTAGAATTAAAAGGTCTAAACGAAAACGCCGATCGACGATGCCTCCGGGCGGAGCCCTGGCCCGCGCTGGGCGGCGCCTCAGTCCTCCTTGCGCTCCAGAGTCTGTGCCGCGTGGATGCCGTTGCTGTAGACGGGGAAGGGCAGCGTGGAGAAGAGTCCCTCGGCCGTGGTGAACACGTTGCCGGCGGGCATCTGCGTCAGGCTGGCGGCGCTCACGGCGCCGCCGAACGGTCCCGACATGTTGAGCCGGTGCACGTGGTGGTAGAGCATCTCCATGGGCGTCTTGGGGTCGAGGCCGAAGCCGGGGCTGTTAACGTCCACGAAGTTAACAGCGTGCGCGTTGGGCAGCAGGTTGCCCTGCATGGCCAGGGTCACCTCTGCGGGCGCGTAGCGGATGGTGCCGGTGGTGTAGACCCTCTGCGCGGCCGTGCTCGTGGCGGCCAGGGTCCCCGTCACCCTGTGCACCAGCGGGAGCACGACGTTGCCCGCCTGCAACCTCTGCAGCGCCTCCAGGTCCCCAGTGTACAGCAAGGAGTTGGACGCGCTGGGGCCGCtcccgctgccgccgccgccgccgccaccaccgccGCCCCCTGGGTGCTTGTCCCGTGGGGACGCCGAGAGGGGGGGCGACAGCGGGTCGGAGGCGACGGGGGCCAAGGCCGCAGTGGCCGAGGCGCCGAACTGAGTCttgcgggcggcggcggcgccgtCGGCGCCAGGCGGGGTGAGGACCGAGTCGGGGATGGCCACGTGCaggcccccgccgcccccgccgccctgcGGGGACGGGAAGTGCTCCGAGCTGGGGGGCTTGGTCATGCTGTAGGGGGACTCGTTCCTGGAGATCTCCCGGTTGGGCGGGTAGTTCCAGATGCTGCTGTCGTTGTCGAAGTTGATGGGTTCCGAGATCTCCGTCTTGATCTTGAGCACCGAGGCACTGTTGGGGGAGGACAGCAGCCGCGGGGGCTCCACCAGGCCGGCGTCCAGGCCGCCGGGGCTCGACGCGCTGGACAGGCGCCGGCGGCTGGCGCTGCCGCCCTTCTGCCGTTTCCGCCTCTTCTTGCGCTTCTGGTGCTTGCTGGAGGCCTGCGCGCCCGCCTCGCCCGCGCTGTCCGAGTCCTTGGCGCTGTCCGACGTGAGCGACTCGCAGTTCTGCAGCCGCAGGTCCGACTCGCTCTCCACGTAGCGCTCCACCTTGATCTGCATGGGGCCCAGTGCGCCGAAGCCGTCCTCGCCCGCCTTGGGGTTCTCAAAGTCCGAGTGCTCGAAGCTGTCGTCGCTGTCGCGGCTGTCCGGGTTGCTGGAGCTGTGGCCGTCGTCGTTGCAGTTCATGTCGTTGTCGCAGGCGTTGCCCGACTTCTTCCGGTCGGGTTCCGGGTCTTCGCTGTTCTCGGACTGATTACCCTTCTCGTCGGACTTGGAGTTCTCGTTGTCCTCTGCGTGGGGCCAGTGGCCGGAGGTGGCGGCGGCGGGGGAGGAGAGACAAAAGACACCACATTAGCAGGGCAGCGTCCGCGTCGCAcgtgctggaggtggggggcagggctggggaggtgtGTTGGCCCACCTGAGCTGTTCCACCACCTTTGCTACCTAAAAGCCtgggctttctctctctggagGGCCTCGATTAGCTGGGCCTTTACTCAGAGTGTGGTTCATAGACCAGCGGCACTGCATCACCTGGATGCTTCTTTCAAATGCAGAATCCCAGCTTTCCACCCAGGCCTGCTGAATCAGATTCTGTATTTGAACGAGATCCCCCGGTGATTGTTTAGCACATTAACATTTGAGAAGTCCTGCAAAAATATTCAGGGAGTCAGGGTAAATAACCTGGAATAAGATGTCAGTGACACAGAAACATGATGGTATGCAAGGTGACTTTCTACGGACGTCGGCCCCTTCCGTTGGTGAATATTTGTTCATTATTGAAGACCACGCTCCCTATTcctaaagttgtttttctctatAGCACTTAGCCATACAGGGAATCAGATGGtgcttattttcatttactttgatcTCTTCCTCCAACAAGAATACAGGCTCCACGGGGCAGgggatttttgtcctttttttttttttgagtttttattatgttCCTGCTAAATACTATGTAAATAAGAAGCAGAGCCTGTCTATTCCAGAACTTCTGCCCTAGGAAAGAACTTTCAAATGAATGCAGTTTAGGATAGGAAAACAATCAAGATCCTCTGTGCTTTTCACCTCCTTCCACTTCCCTGAAGCTTTGTCTGGAGTAGAGGGATATGGGCTCACAGGCCTGGAGAGCAGGTGCCCTAaagatggggggggcgggggtggtggggaacCCTAGCCATCTGGCACATTATAGGGAGAATAGATTTTCCCAGTAACACAACTCAGAAGATTTAGGGACAATGCTGATTTTATAGCTGTGCTGTCATGATTTCGGATGCAGCCTGCACTAGAACTTGGGCAGATCACGTAACTACTTCATTTCCGTGGAAGACGGTGGGTTAGAAGAAGCTCAGGCTTCTTTGCAGCTGTAAAATTCTGTGAAGTTCTGTGCTCCTTGGCTCTAAGTGTGCCTGTGGagctggggttgggggttggaggaaaggtacatttttaaattaactttcttGTGTTCCAAAGAGCTACTCAGGGTACTTTCCAAAGAGTCGTTTACCAATGTCATTAACTATCCTGCTTTGGAGGCTCAATCCCAGCTTGGGAAGCATGTGAATATTTCGGGCTCGAAGTTGCAGGCGGCCTTATAGGTAGCAGAGATCGTACTGCCTCTGCTTCAGGTAAAGAGGCCAAAGCTTACTATGGGATTAGGGCACAACTCCTTCTGTGTGGCCAGTGGAGGGCTGACATTGAGTGACTGCTAAAtcagtctctctctgtatgtTTTCGTGCATACAGGCATATTGGGATGCGTGaatttatgtgtataaatatataccttCACATACATAtgcttatatatacaatatatatgcgtgtatatataccacatacatatatgtatacacacatccatgtgtgcacatatgtatgtGGTGGTATACTGATATACATACCTATGTGTACAGAGAGTCTATCAACTTGATGTGACATATGTCTCTCTGAAATTTAACAGTTGCTCTGCCGTCTGGCCATTGCCCACCCCTCATGTTTGGATAGGCAAGCAGTCACTGCAGAACATGGAGAAGTAGTAATACCTGTAATACCTGAGGTATCTTTAGAGTCTGATTCAGAGTCAGATGTCTCCGAAGATTCTGAAGTTTTCTCTGGCAGATGGGGGAGCTGTGCGATATCCATGGGTGTGTCCTTGTACTCGGGGTTACTGCGGGGGAGGGAGGCATTTGTCAGGAGGGCAGACACCCATTCCGCATGGTTTGCTTTTGACCATCTTCTCCCCACTTCCTTGCCCCAAACTTATGGAGTTTAGAGAGTTTAAAAGACTGCACGTGAAATCATTTCTCTGCTCGTTATGGGACTTTGACAGGAGCTTGGATTTCATGTGCCGGGGTACAGCCGCACCCTGCTACAATGACTGAATACCCAAATGCTACAGGAAAGCCactaaaaagcttttaaataatCAGGTAGCACTGGGGGCCAGGGAAGTGTGCCGCTTGACATCCCTCCCATCTAACACCCGGGCGGGGGGCGCGCGGCGGGGAAGGGAGGCTGAGAAGTACTCTCAACTATTCCTTCCTATACCTCCTGGTGTGCCCGATCTTCTCTTGGGCTCCTAATGAGTCCGTTGCCTCAGTTCCCTTGTCTTGGTTCCTTGATGGAGCTTCTCAGCTGTTGAGATGGCTCTAAAGCAActgatgggggaggtggggggggcggtgcgcAGAGCCCTCGGCGCCTAATGATCTGACAGATGCACAGGTGCACCTTGGGATGCATGGATTATGGCTACTGAACTGTCAACACACCCATTACAATCACATTTTCAACTGCTCATGTGTACACCTGTGGCTTGTTAAGCTGGAACTCTGATTGCAGCGGGGAGAGTCCTAGTGTGAAAGAGGCCCTAACAGAATGGCTCTACCCCCATTTGCACAAATGTGTTTAAttcttgttctatttttaattcagaaacaAGCCTCTTCTGGAAAAGAGAGTGTGTTCGGTCAGTTTGCGTTCATTATCTTCTAGAAATGCCACTTCAAGGCCAGCCCAGTGTGGGAGCAATGAGGGCTACTGTAATCTGAAGCCATAAGGAAAGCCTCTGGCCTCAAACTGGAAAATGCTGCTTCTACCCTCCATGATGGCCCAGCCAACCAGAGACTTACAATACAGGATTAAGGATTCATTTGTCAACCTCTAGTGAGATTGCTGTATTGAAGAGTCACTGTTTCAGTAACCACTAAAACTGCCAGTCGCTGGGAGGGTTAATTCACTAAGATGGATCATCAGGCATTTACTCCTTAGTGTGAATTAGCTTCAGTAGCAGAGTTTTCTGTAGATAATCAGATGAGGCTAATGGTGGGAAGGTGGCCTTGGCACTTAGGCCGTCTCTGAACACTCTGGAGTCTGTAATTCTACCAACATGTGAGGGAATAGGAACAAGACTGGCGGAGCAGTCATTTCAGAACAGGGAAGGACCCAGAAGTGAGGGATTCTGAGAAGGAAGAGGTGGCCTGAAAATACTGCTCAGGGAAGAACAAAGAACAGGAatgtgggaaagaaaaacaaacttcagTGAGCTGCTCTTTTGCTGATATGCAACAGTTGCTATTTTGCCAAGGCCAAGTGCTTTTCTTCTAGATCTTTAGTCTCTAGAAGTGATACCAATGAATGGCAGACATGGTGGGAGTTTTCTCTGCTAAAGCCCATCCATATTGATCTCCTTTGGTCCAGATGCCTTGGGGCTTCCCAAGTCACTTGTCCCTCAACTTGCAGCCTTTCATTATTGAACTCAGGGTGAGTCTTGAGGTCAGCCGGGAGCTGTCTACCATGTCTGAGATTGAGGCTCTTGAGCCTGAAAACTGGTCTTGGGTACCCAaactgcttccttcctttccctatgGAAGTAGACGGACTAGAATCACCAAACACTTAGGTGCTCGTATCATTTGATCCCAGGCTAGATCAGTGGTGTGGATCCACAACTGCACGGACTGACACCTCCTTAACCCTTCTCATTCCCTCCATTTGGGGGCAGAGTAGTCATGAGATGGATGAGGCAGTAAGAAAGATCCAGATGGAAAGATATCTCCCTGAACCAGAGTGACAAGCATGTAGATTACTTTAGTAACCTATGTTACATCAGCATGGGGGACAGGTACCTTGTAGTCCGTGGTGCCCCTGTTACTACTGTctgatttttaataataatggGTCTCCTTGGCACAACACCATTTCTGGCTAGCAAAAGAATGTTAATGCCACAATAccttattctattttctctttggcatgtgaggtttttttttttttttttttttttatataaccttCTGCATTACACATAGCCACTGTTCTGTAAACCTCTTTGTAAAACCCATCTTGAGCATATCACAAACACAGGGGAAAGCGTGCATGAAAATCAGGCCTCAGAGAAAGCCACATGAAATACACATACTTGGGCCTTTAGAGAGAATTAATGTAGAGTAAAAGAGgtcaaaaaaggaaagagaaagtagaTAAATGAAGACTCTTTTAAGTGGCGCACATTAAGGCCCTCTCTAGAGCTATAATCATTAGTGTCTGATTGATATGCTATTGGTAGCAAGCACATTCATGCCTTCAAGTCATTGCCCTCGTACGTGAACACGCTCTGAAGGGTCAGCGTGCTGACGAGCCACAGTTGCCAGCATCTCGGCTCCATTTGGCTGTCTCAAAGAAAAATGGGATTCAGGTACTCCCTGTCTAGATTATCAGCCAAAGGGCACCAACTTCCATTCATAAGACCGATCAGAGGCTTTCCTACTCGGACCGCGTGTGGGTCCTGCTTGGTGGCTTTAAAGCCAAGAGAAGCTCCAAACTGGAAAGACAgtagtgggagggagccaggcctAGCATTCTAATAACCTCAGGACAGGATTGGTGGAGAACCTCCCAGAAATCTTGCTGCCCAAAGCAGACCCCCCCGGGGCCATTGCCCTCCGTTTTCTTTTTGCTAGTTTGACTCCAAAGGCAAAAGTagatgaggaaggagggagaaatggggttGTAGACTAGAATTCAGGAAGCTGTTGAGCCTGGCTTCATTCGTGGATGTAAACGCGAGGGCACATTAAAATAGCAGTGAAGGGGGGGATCACACAGCATTAGGCAAAAGGAGAGCGCCTTTGTTTATATACTGATATTGCCTTGATTCTGGCAAAGCAGCTCACTTTGCTTACCAAAACTTGAATGCCCCAGGGAATCAGATGCTATGTAATCTGTGTAAGGCTTCAAAGGGATGGAATATAGGAGGCAAATAGTGAACCCTGTCACTTCTTCCCCATGCCCTTTTGCTTAATCTTCTCAAGGATGGGAATGCATGAATGTAGGTTCATGTGGTGGGGAGAAGGTGGTGCTTTCTTGAATGCTTCATCTGTAGGCAAAAGTctgcatttgttttttcttctagcCTGAACATTTGTGGGGAAACCAAAGCAATGTCTGTAGAGCTGCCCAAATGTTGACAGACCAAGAATTACTGATAATTTTGTGACTCTGCCCCGGAAGTCCCCTCCAACATAGCTCTGATCTTTGCATATGTCTTTGAATCTTgtggaaagaaaaagcagaatttcCACATAATTCCACACCAGATACTGccaaaagataataaaacatgTCAGCTATTAACCACGGGCTGCATATTTTATAActgacacagaaatgaaaaagaattagaaaatataccTAAGAAGATAATTCACCCAGATGATATTCTTCTCATTTGCGTTCTTGGCATTAATAGCTATGGTGGCACTAGACTGTATCCAAATATATCCTCCATTCTTCTGCATCCAACGATAGTACTTCGTCACACACTGGCCCTTATTCAGCactgggggaagaaaacaaaacaaatggaaggCATTGTGTATTAGGACTGGGACCAAATGATAATCATCCCGGTAAAACCGCCAGCTCAGAAAGGGGAGGTCCTGCACTAATCCAGGGGTGCCCTTCTGTATGCTTAATGTATAATGCCATTAGTAGgacaaataaaatcaacaattCAGTGGAGCGAGGGTTACTAGCATTTGTAGCAAGACTTTATTCCATTTTGGGCAGCCATGGtgtgaaggaaagaataaagggaCTACAAATCTTGTTGGCTCACAGAATACCTAATGTGGTGTGGATATTGTCAATGGGTTTGACGTCAGACACTAACAAAGGAAAATTTGTATGTGATTTATTCATAGCTGCGAGGTAGATCTCTTTGAGATTCCAGATATTTGAATGGTTCCGAAGATGCTTCACCCCTGTCTTTGATCATTTCACCTCAGTGCAAGCAATATCAACCAGTGTACTCACACATCTGTTCCTTTTGATCTTGTCTAGCAGAATTTATAGTCCATGTATGAACAAAATTTACATTGGTCAGTCAGGGGAAATTCTGGTGGGACTTTCCTGAATGTTGGGACGAAATAAATTCCCCTACCAAGTCAGAGAGAAGCACTAGCctaagggaggcacagaattgaCTTGGCTAGAGCCAAACAGAGTGACAGCTCCACACAGGCTCTGAAATATGGCCCCAAATGAAGGAACAAGTAAAAACAATCAGTAATGTGAACCGGTGCCATTAAATACCCACTGAAGGAGAGCTTTAAAATGCAGATGTTAAAAATGATACTTTAACCAAAATCTTGCCAAGTTGAAATTGACTTGATTTGTATCTGGGTACTCCTGAGCTAGTAAAAGGGGAAAGTGCAGTAAATCATCCCCAGAAATAAAGTGCTATGGAAAGGAATGGTTTAAAAGGATGCCGGAAACGTGCAAAACCTGCTGTTATTACTTGGCTAGGAATCTCAGCAACTCCACACCCCCGAAAAAGCGCGCCAGCTGGTTGGCCACTAGAGGGCAGTGTGCACTCGTCCACGTTGCCCACTTTTTGGCATGTCCTTGTCTCCGtctgctaaaatgaaaaacctcTAACTGCTGTAATAAATTTGGCTAAATTAGCTGCTAAATGGTTATCTCAAGTAATATGTATTTGCATTAATCATCTTGCTCTAAACCAGAACAAGCCAGAGTCCTAAAGACGTAGTAAATTCATATTGTCCATTTAATTACGGCTAATAAGTGCTTCATATACAATAGTTTCATGAagtacattttgatttttttttggggggggggggttgggtgggTAAAGGGaagtcactttggaaaagagcTGTGTCTTAAGGCTGTTGAAGCTCATCCCGTCGTGTCTAAGCCATTCCTCCTGGCTCCAAAAGTGATCAAAAATCAACCTCCCCGTATTCTATCCATAAACATGTACACTTCGATGTTTTTCTCCCAGTCTCCCCTTTTCTCACAGTGCATTGAACGGGTGGttgtaaaatttaataattacGTCTTAACAGGTGCTTGAAAAAAGGTTTGCTTTGATGTGTGTTTCAAAAAGTGGCAAGCACTATTCTGAAACTATTCAACAGTTGAGGGTATTTTTAAGGCCCGGAACTGTCACACCTTCTCTTGGTGGCGGGGCTCCACAGGTAGCATTGTACTCTCCTCGTGTCGGCAATTGTAAGTTCTGCCATTCTGCATGCATGGCTTCCCAGGCTACAAAACTGCGTGGTGAAGCTGAAAGCAGTGAAATACTAACTCTGCCATACAGCTCTTCTGTCAAACCATTGTTGCATGCAACAAGATGTGCTTTTATTCAAATCCTCTCAACCTGGTTAACTATTAATAGAGGAATGACGGGTTATGAAATTCTGCCCACTATTTTCACGGAGAAAAACTTCTAGCACCCCAGTCAGCGGTTGGTGCATAATTCTATCTGCTGTGTAtctggagaaaggaagaatttcaAAGGGTTCTAGGATTGTTGACAAGGGAAAGAGACTAAGGAGCCCCTTTCTAGAATCCCATGAAGAAAACACTGAGGTGGTAGGCCGGAGAAGCCCAGCCCGTCTGGGGATTGCGGTCTGGAATGTGACCCTACAtaggcaaaattaaaaaattatcccCAGAACCAGACTACAGTGCACAGAAAggggggcagagtgagaaaggaATTGTAAAGTTAAATGAGAATTGGCAGGATCCACATAAAGATTACCCCCACCGCCATTCCTTATAATACCTtctcttacttaaaaacaaacaaacgaaatcTCAGTTCTGAAATGCACAGCCAGCAAAACATCTGCCTCCTTGGTGGGTTCCACGTACATGCCGTGAAGGGGGCTGAAAGACTGATGAGAGGGTGTCGTCTTTTGGAGCGAAGGCAATAGGACGCTGGGTCTGATTAAAGTGCATCTGTTTCCTgagaataaacacaaatatactaGGGCCCATGAATCCATTAATGCAGCCTTCTTCATCACCCAGGCCAAGGGCTGTCTAGCAAAGAGAGGAGATCGAACTCAGAGAGGCAGGCTTGGTAGGTCTTCATGTGTGGAAGTGGTTGTGGAAGGACTGACGGGGAAGGGTGGGTGCCCCCTCAGGCTCCTTGGGAAGTCAGGCAGCTCCGTGAGTGCCTTCATTTGCTGTGGTGAACACCCCAAAGCAGGTCCAGGAGCCCCTCGTGGTCgactgaagaaaaaaagtttgaccTAATCCGTTCACTTGCCCTGGGCCAGCCTGACAAAACCAGTCCTGAGAGGTAAAGGTCCATTCTGGCCTGGACACAGATTATGACTGTTTCCTGAAGATGAGTGTTTTCTGAATGAGACCTCTGTGTGTCAGTGGGAAGCTAGATAGTGAGCGATAGGGCACTGAGTTAGCTTCCACTATAGCAGGAAATGTTGACCAAAATATTGCCCTAGTTGTTTTTGTTGTCCAGGAGGTCCCATAAAAAGAAATATCGATGGAATTTTGCTTCCTTTAAAATgaacaaggaggggcgcctgggtggctcagtcggttaagcggctgacttcggctcaggtcatgatctcgcactccgtgagttcgagccccgcgtcgggctctgtgctgacagctcagagcctggagcctgtttcagattctgtgtctccctctctctgaccctcccccgttcatgctctgtctctctctgtctcaaaaataaataaatgttaaaaaaaattaattgttaaaaaaaaatgaacaaggagTAATTTTTGCTTGGGGCTCCAGAATATAAATTTATGACTTTGGGATGaagcttctttctttaaaaaaaaaaaaaatcttactggcAAATCAGTTGGATCATTCCAGCTGCGCCAGAGGCAGGATCTGACAGCTTTTTCTGAGCTCATGTGGTCCTAATCAGCTCAAGAAGAAAAGCCACCTTGGTGCCAGTTTGAAAGAGATTTTTAGTTTGTAATACATTAGACaacttgaaaaacacaaaaactttttCACTTCTCTTTAATCCAAGGGCTGTTTTTATTTGTGAGTTTTAGCTTTAGATAactgagaaaaatgagagaatgttTGTATCAGGTTATTTCCTGAAATCCCTTTTGTGGGGAAAATCCAAAGAGCGCATGATGTAAGTTACTTGATATGGAAGTCCTTAAAAAAAGAGCTAATTGTCCCTTGAAAAGAGATACACGCTCAACAGACCAAAGACCTGAGGAGTAAATTCATAACACTGTGCTCAAACTATAAAGagaagaagcacagagagaaagaaaatttatttacgTGGatcatagttttcattttataccaTGATATGGTCTGAGTACTTTTAACACATAACCTGGCATCTGCCCTTTGATTTATCCCAAAGTTTGCTTTTGCTAGAGCAGCCTGTGTGTCGCTCACTGGATTCACTGATCACATCTCTAGATGTGATTCACTTACAACATCTCTAGAATTATGTCTTTAAAGTTGTACCAGAGGAACCGGTTTTTCTTTAAGGATCTCAAAACATCTCAATGGCCTTTTCTGAGCTCTTAAAAGGTAATCATGAAGATGCGGGGAGGATGGGTGCAGTTTTTCCCAGGTTCGCTTGCAATCTCGAATGTTCCCGGGCATAATTTGGAGCGCCTCTGCTACCACGCGAGAACTTGTTTCTTTTACTCTGAAGTCTAGGGCAGAACCAATCATTCTCAGTAGCTGTTGCTCTGAGGAGAACCAAGAAGCGGTCATCCGCACCCCCCCACCTTCCAGGCCAAAGGTGCCTGTGAGTTATAGACTGTGCTCTTCAGAGGACAGAGGTGAGCCCCACATTTGTGacaagactgtaacaaaagagaCTTAGCTCCTCCTGGTTGAACTGCTGCAATCCTGCTTGGTTGGCAATTTTCGGCTATTAGTGTCCAAATATCACCCACCCCTAACGGTGAAGGGAGTGGCAAATACAgtttaatcaaaagaaaactgcagagaaCTTCCATTTTAGGACACGTGACCTGTTGTGTCAAACACAcgcttcccccttcccctcccccaaaggcTGGATGCTCAGTTTTATTGAATATTGTTCAAAAATGTCACCTGGTCTCTTGGTTTGAGCTTCGTGGCAGGCGTGCAAGAAATGGTTGCGCTTGTGGAGGAAAACTCCTCTCCCCGCTAAACCTGACGGACTCTTGCTGAAGCGCACATCCATGGCTCAGCACACAGTCACCAAACAGAGGGATTTCAGTTTTCCTTGGGAAAACTTTGTCCACAGAAATAGACTGATGATTGAAAGGACATAAAGGAAGCCTGTGTCTGTGGCAGGAACATAATTCTGTTAGTAAATCAAAACAAATCAGTACAAGTTTGCCTtcagaaatatggagaaaaaaagagaacatggtCCCTTCCTGTTGGGCTGTTCTACCAAATCAAAGCCAAAGATTCTAAATAGTGAGTTACTTGtgtcttaaaaagaaggaagcagtCTAATTCGGTTTGAAGAGGAGATGAACACATATCAAAAGCGGTCTTTTAGCGAAGTGTCTCACAAAAGGACATTTTAGGGGTTTGCATATGCATTAAAAAGCTGCAATACTTGGCGTATTCAGGTAAGTATAGAATAAATAGGAAATGGTGAGATCATCGGAGATTGCACACTTCACATTCACACAGCTGAACAAAGAGCTTCATTATCGTCATGGCGATATGAGGACGCATCTGCGGCGCCATTCACCCCTCCTGGAGGTACCTTCATCAGTGGCTGCAGAAAATGGAGAAGGGGTGCCTTCTCTCAGGAACTCCAGTGTTATTTCTGAATTCACTAATATGGAGGGTGTGCAAGTAAGGGGGTGTGTGCGCTAGAATCACACTTTCGACTTAACACCCACAGTTGGGTGCTTAGCTGTAGCCA includes the following:
- the NPAS3 gene encoding neuronal PAS domain-containing protein 3 — its product is MIRIFPDFSVQVTAAAAGGAAAGVPAGAGMGRAGAAANGTPQNVQGITSYQQRITAQHPLPNQSECRKIYRYDGIYCESTYQNLQALRKEKSRDAARSRRGKENFEFYELAKLLPLPAAITSQLDKASIIRLTISYLKMRDFANQGDPPWNLRMEGPPPNTSVKGAQRRRSPSALAIEVFEAHLGSHILQSLDGFVFALNQEGKFLYISETVSIYLGLSQVELTGSSVFDYVHPGDHVEMAEQLGMKLPPGRGLLSQGTAEDGASSASSSSQSETPEPVESTSPSLLTTDNTLERSFFIRMKSTLTKRGVHIKSSGYKVIHITGRLRLRVSLSHGRTVPSQIMGLVVVAHALPPPTINEVRIDCHMFVTRVNMDLNIIYCENRISDYMDLTPVDIVGKRCYHFIHAEDVEGIRHSHLDLLNKGQCVTKYYRWMQKNGGYIWIQSSATIAINAKNANEKNIIWVNYLLSNPEYKDTPMDIAQLPHLPEKTSESSETSDSESDSKDTSGITEDNENSKSDEKGNQSENSEDPEPDRKKSGNACDNDMNCNDDGHSSSNPDSRDSDDSFEHSDFENPKAGEDGFGALGPMQIKVERYVESESDLRLQNCESLTSDSAKDSDSAGEAGAQASSKHQKRKKRRKRQKGGSASRRRLSSASSPGGLDAGLVEPPRLLSSPNSASVLKIKTEISEPINFDNDSSIWNYPPNREISRNESPYSMTKPPSSEHFPSPQGGGGGGGLHVAIPDSVLTPPGADGAAAARKTQFGASATAALAPVASDPLSPPLSASPRDKHPGGGGGGGGGGGSGSGPSASNSLLYTGDLEALQRLQAGNVVLPLVHRVTGTLAATSTAAQRVYTTGTIRYAPAEVTLAMQGNLLPNAHAVNFVDVNSPGFGLDPKTPMEMLYHHVHRLNMSGPFGGAVSAASLTQMPAGNVFTTAEGLFSTLPFPVYSNGIHAAQTLERKED